One window from the genome of Fulvivirga lutea encodes:
- the pruA gene encoding L-glutamate gamma-semialdehyde dehydrogenase: MPKGVYQIPAPSNEPVLNYAPGSPEKLAVKKALEEARSKQIDIPMYIGSEEVRTDKKIPVSPPHDHKHILGHFNEGDASHVEQAINAALGVKESWSTMPWEHRASVFLKAADLLAGPYRAKINAATMLGQSKSIYQAEIDSACELIDFLRYNVYYMMKIYEDQPESSTGVWNRLEYRALEGFVFAITPFNFTAIAGNLPASAALMGNTVIWKPAYTQAYSANVIMEVFKEAGLPDGVINLIFVDGPVAGDIVFNHKDFAGLHFTGSTGVFQHLWKTIGANINKYRSYPRIVGETGGKDFIVAHKSALPKVVSTAITRGAFEFQGQKCSAASRVYIPSNIWDDVKKYLIEDIKSIKMGPTEDFTNFFNAVIDEKAFDKIAGYIDGAKANKMNEIIAGGNYDKSKGYFIEPTVIVTQDPSSTTMCEEIFGPVVTIYVYNSEHFEEVLELVDQTSPYALTGSIISQDRFAIDLAMKKLINSAGNFYINDKPTGAVVGQQPFGGARGSGTNDKAGSKLNLLRWVSPRTIKETRVPPTDYRYPFMEEK; encoded by the coding sequence ATGCCTAAAGGAGTCTATCAAATACCTGCCCCTTCGAATGAACCGGTTTTAAATTATGCCCCCGGATCACCAGAGAAACTGGCAGTTAAAAAAGCGCTTGAAGAAGCCAGATCGAAGCAAATTGATATACCAATGTACATTGGTAGTGAAGAGGTTAGAACGGACAAAAAAATACCTGTTAGTCCTCCTCACGATCATAAACATATATTAGGTCATTTTAATGAAGGCGATGCCTCTCATGTAGAGCAAGCAATCAACGCTGCGTTAGGAGTAAAAGAATCTTGGTCTACCATGCCATGGGAGCACAGAGCCAGCGTATTTTTAAAAGCGGCTGACTTACTTGCCGGACCTTACCGAGCCAAAATCAATGCAGCGACAATGCTTGGTCAATCTAAAAGTATCTACCAGGCTGAAATTGATTCAGCATGCGAGCTGATAGACTTCCTGAGATACAATGTGTATTACATGATGAAGATCTATGAAGACCAGCCTGAATCATCTACAGGGGTATGGAACAGATTAGAATACCGAGCACTGGAAGGTTTCGTATTTGCTATTACTCCATTTAACTTTACTGCCATTGCCGGAAATTTACCAGCCTCCGCTGCCTTGATGGGCAATACAGTAATTTGGAAACCGGCATATACACAAGCTTATTCTGCCAATGTAATTATGGAAGTGTTCAAAGAAGCTGGTTTACCTGATGGTGTAATTAACCTAATATTTGTAGATGGACCAGTAGCTGGTGATATAGTCTTCAATCACAAAGATTTTGCTGGGCTTCACTTTACTGGAAGTACCGGAGTATTCCAACATTTATGGAAAACGATAGGAGCAAATATTAATAAGTACAGATCTTACCCAAGGATTGTGGGAGAGACCGGTGGTAAAGACTTTATTGTAGCACATAAATCAGCTTTGCCTAAAGTAGTTTCTACAGCTATTACAAGAGGAGCTTTTGAATTCCAGGGTCAAAAGTGCTCTGCAGCATCAAGGGTTTACATTCCTTCCAATATTTGGGACGATGTAAAGAAATATCTGATTGAAGATATTAAATCCATCAAAATGGGACCTACAGAAGATTTTACTAACTTCTTTAATGCCGTGATTGACGAAAAGGCTTTTGATAAGATAGCAGGCTACATAGATGGCGCTAAGGCCAATAAAATGAATGAAATTATTGCCGGTGGCAATTACGATAAATCTAAAGGCTATTTTATTGAGCCTACCGTAATTGTAACGCAAGATCCATCGTCAACTACTATGTGCGAAGAGATTTTTGGGCCAGTTGTAACTATTTATGTATACAATTCAGAACACTTTGAAGAAGTTCTAGAACTTGTAGATCAGACATCGCCTTATGCATTAACTGGATCAATTATTTCTCAGGACCGTTTTGCGATTGACCTAGCCATGAAAAAGTTGATCAATTCAGCGGGTAACTTTTACATAAATGACAAACCGACAGGTGCCGTTGTTGGTCAGCAACCATTTGGCGGAGCTAGAGGATCTGGAACCAATGATAAAGCCGGATCAAAGCTTAATTTACTAAGATGGGTGAGCCCAAGAACAATAAAAGAAACAAGGGTACCGCCAACAGATTATAGATACCCTTTCATGGAAGAGAAGTAA